One Neodiprion pinetum isolate iyNeoPine1 chromosome 1, iyNeoPine1.2, whole genome shotgun sequence genomic window carries:
- the LOC124224979 gene encoding uncharacterized protein isoform X3, which produces MPGSKTRVAIIGGGVSGLIVAKHLATNPETFDFTLFEQTDQVGGTWVYTDETDFDSRGLPVHSSMYKNLRTNVPKEIMQIPDFPFQDQDGPSFVHHSVVRNYLLSYTEHFNLFPHIKLNTVVKNVEPEGFPSGQTMWLVTSEDLETNVVTTRIFDAVILCNGHYTVGDVPHIPGIETFPGRSIHSHQYRKPETYANKKVCILGASWSGVDIACELSKYAEKIYLSHNLEDLKMKKLPENVQEVAGIDRIHGNTFVFKSGATAVVEEFVYCTGYQFTFPFLSKKVFISTKDNLVEPVYKYLVHTDVPNLFFMGLPGLAVPFPMFHIQAQYIVKVMDGRVKLPSSSEMREDFQREKRKLLQEGIPLRHIIKLKDRQWAYYDDIATIAGVPSFPPVIKEIMDHVTEMRNQDLITYKNYRYHVVDSENFTVDYCKPC; this is translated from the exons ATGCCCGGAAGTAAAACGAGAGTCGCAATTATTGGCGGTGGTGTTTCTGGTCTTATCGTAGCTAAACATCTTGCCACGAATCCAGAAACTTTCGATTTCACTCTGTTTGAGCAAACCGACCAGGTTGGTGGAACATGGGTTTATACCGACGAGACGGATTTCGACTCTCGCGGACTTCCAGTTCACAGCAGCATGTACAAGAACCTCAG GACGAACGTGCCAAAAGAAATTATGCAAATTCCTGACTTTCCCTTCCAAGATCAAGATGGGCCGTCTTTCGTGCATCACAGCGTTGTTCGGAATTATCTATTAAGTTATACGGAGCACTTCAATCTCTTCCCTCATATAAAG TTAAATACGGtagtgaaaaatgttgagcCCGAAGGTTTTCCAAGCGGCCAAACAATGTGGCTAGTAACTTCCGAGGACTTGGAAACAAACGTTGTAACGACAAGGATCTTTGACGCTGTGATACTTTGCAACGGACATTATACTGTGGGAGACGTTCCTCACATTCCTGGAATTGAGACTTTCCCTGGAAGATCTATACACAGTCATCAGTACCGGAAGCCAGAGACGTACGCGAACAAGAAGGTCTGCATTCTGGGCGCCTCGTGGTCTGGCGTGGACATTGCTTGCGAGCTATCCAAGTACGCTGAAAAG ATCTACCTAAGTCACAATCTTGAAgatctgaaaatgaaaaaactgcCAGAAAACGTACAAGAAGTAGCAGGAATTGATAGAATCCATGGAAACACTTTCGTGTTCAAAAGTGGAGCTACTGCAGTCGTTGAAGAGTTCGTTTACTGCACAG GTTACCAGTTCACGTTTCCATTCCTATCTAAAAAAGTGTTTATCAGTACAAAGGACAACCTCGTGGAACCAGTTTACAAATATCTTGTGCACACAGACGTACCGAATCTTTTCTTCATGGGATTACCAGGACTCGCTGTCCCATTTCCAATGTTCCACATTCAGGCCCAGTATATCGTGAAGGTTATGGACGGTCGCGTTAAGCTGCCTTCCTCCTCAGAAATGCGCGAGGACTTTCAGAGGGAAAAGCGAAAGTTGTTACAGGAAGGGATTCCG CTGAGACACATAATTAAGCTGAAAGACAGACAGTGGGCTTACTATGATGACATCGCGACGATAGCCGGAGTGCCAAGTTTCCCACCggtaattaaagaaattatgGATCATGTGACCGAGATGCGTAACCAGGACTTGATAACGTACAAAAATTATCGATACCATGTCGTTGACAGTGAGAATTTCACAGTTGATTATTGTAAGCCTTGTTAG
- the LOC124224981 gene encoding uncharacterized protein isoform X1 — MPRTLAKGLLVLLAFNSATCSFAPPSVGGAAESALSLSDITQRKSGSEYVALGDGRTSNSESKGFDKGEKGYHGLNEDRGHYDDRDSIQKGYDVGKHSSGQSQSVNQGNNEFKQHGSGDYKKGYHKSGFTNNYHKDESGNKASFYEDSDDERGHRGYDNRAGYYGKKADDAYRDGRYDGAFNGRNNGHQGFYDNGARHDNRQGHADGYDDSRYHDDRRNYLHDGSGRYYDRNGNEVYYRREQPYQQPYHSHAQYPQAPLVSGPLYSRDYLDAPPPRYISSEESYRGGRRFGYFPNRRDYHETEYYYPGRGRSYDDPYIGGGGGYRGGSYGSAHSRGYRKAYHQPLDAHYGYRRTY; from the exons ATGCCGCGAACCTTGGCGAAAGGGCTCCTCGTCCTCCTGGCATTTAATTCCGCGACTTGCTCTTTCGCTCCTCCGAGCGTCGGAGGTGCGGCGGAATCCGCTCTTTCTCTGAGCGACATAACGCAGCGGAAGAGCGGTTCGGAATACGTCGCACTCGGTGACGGGAGGACTAGCAATTCCGAGAGCAAGGGATTCGACAAGGGCGAAAAGGGCTATCATGGACTGAACGAGGATCGTGGTCACTACGACGATCGGGACAGCATCCAGAAGGGATACGACGTCGGTAAGCACAGCTCGGGACAGAGTCAGTCGGTAAATCAGGGGAACAACGAGTTCAAACAGCACGGAAGCGGGGACTATAAAAAGGGCTATCACAAAAGTGGCTTCACCAACAACTACCACAAGGACGAGTCGGGGAACAAGGCCAGCTTCTACGAGGACAGCGACGACGAACGCGGTCACAGGGGATACGACAATCGCGCCGGGTATTACGGGAAAAAGGCTGACGACGCCTACAGAGACGGAAGGTACGACGGAGCCTTCAATGGGAGGAACAACGGGCATCAAGGATTCTACGATAACGGTGCGAG ACACGACAATCGGCAAGGCCACGCTGACGGTTACGACGACAGTCGATATCACGATGACAGAAGAAACTATCTGCATGATGGTTCCGGCAGATACTACGACAGGAATGGAAACGAAGTTTATTACCGCAGAGAGCAGCCCTATCAGCAGCCTTATCACAGTCACGCTCAATACCCTCAGGCGCCTTTGGTCTCTGGACCACTCTACTCCAGGGATTACCTAGACGCCCCACCACCAAGGTATATTTCCTCCGAGGAGTCCTACAGGGGCGGAAGAAGATTTGG ATATTTTCCCAACCGGAGAGACTATCACGAAACGGAATATTACTATCCTGGAAGGGGTCGCTCGTATGACGATCCTTACATTGGTGGTGGTGGCGGCTACCGTGGAGGTAGTTACGGAAGTGCTCATTCGCGAGGATACCGAAAAGCTTATCACCAACCACTGGACGCTCATTACGGATACAGAAGAACGTATTGA
- the LOC124224979 gene encoding uncharacterized protein isoform X1, which translates to MGGALSAIYPSQFLPSRRDMPGSKTRVAIIGGGVSGLIVAKHLATNPETFDFTLFEQTDQVGGTWVYTDETDFDSRGLPVHSSMYKNLRTNVPKEIMQIPDFPFQDQDGPSFVHHSVVRNYLLSYTEHFNLFPHIKLNTVVKNVEPEGFPSGQTMWLVTSEDLETNVVTTRIFDAVILCNGHYTVGDVPHIPGIETFPGRSIHSHQYRKPETYANKKVCILGASWSGVDIACELSKYAEKIYLSHNLEDLKMKKLPENVQEVAGIDRIHGNTFVFKSGATAVVEEFVYCTGYQFTFPFLSKKVFISTKDNLVEPVYKYLVHTDVPNLFFMGLPGLAVPFPMFHIQAQYIVKVMDGRVKLPSSSEMREDFQREKRKLLQEGIPLRHIIKLKDRQWAYYDDIATIAGVPSFPPVIKEIMDHVTEMRNQDLITYKNYRYHVVDSENFTVDYCKPC; encoded by the exons ATGGGCGGAGCTTTATCTG cAATATACCCGAGTCAGTTTCTACCAAGTCGGAGAGATATGCCCGGAAGTAAAACGAGAGTCGCAATTATTGGCGGTGGTGTTTCTGGTCTTATCGTAGCTAAACATCTTGCCACGAATCCAGAAACTTTCGATTTCACTCTGTTTGAGCAAACCGACCAGGTTGGTGGAACATGGGTTTATACCGACGAGACGGATTTCGACTCTCGCGGACTTCCAGTTCACAGCAGCATGTACAAGAACCTCAG GACGAACGTGCCAAAAGAAATTATGCAAATTCCTGACTTTCCCTTCCAAGATCAAGATGGGCCGTCTTTCGTGCATCACAGCGTTGTTCGGAATTATCTATTAAGTTATACGGAGCACTTCAATCTCTTCCCTCATATAAAG TTAAATACGGtagtgaaaaatgttgagcCCGAAGGTTTTCCAAGCGGCCAAACAATGTGGCTAGTAACTTCCGAGGACTTGGAAACAAACGTTGTAACGACAAGGATCTTTGACGCTGTGATACTTTGCAACGGACATTATACTGTGGGAGACGTTCCTCACATTCCTGGAATTGAGACTTTCCCTGGAAGATCTATACACAGTCATCAGTACCGGAAGCCAGAGACGTACGCGAACAAGAAGGTCTGCATTCTGGGCGCCTCGTGGTCTGGCGTGGACATTGCTTGCGAGCTATCCAAGTACGCTGAAAAG ATCTACCTAAGTCACAATCTTGAAgatctgaaaatgaaaaaactgcCAGAAAACGTACAAGAAGTAGCAGGAATTGATAGAATCCATGGAAACACTTTCGTGTTCAAAAGTGGAGCTACTGCAGTCGTTGAAGAGTTCGTTTACTGCACAG GTTACCAGTTCACGTTTCCATTCCTATCTAAAAAAGTGTTTATCAGTACAAAGGACAACCTCGTGGAACCAGTTTACAAATATCTTGTGCACACAGACGTACCGAATCTTTTCTTCATGGGATTACCAGGACTCGCTGTCCCATTTCCAATGTTCCACATTCAGGCCCAGTATATCGTGAAGGTTATGGACGGTCGCGTTAAGCTGCCTTCCTCCTCAGAAATGCGCGAGGACTTTCAGAGGGAAAAGCGAAAGTTGTTACAGGAAGGGATTCCG CTGAGACACATAATTAAGCTGAAAGACAGACAGTGGGCTTACTATGATGACATCGCGACGATAGCCGGAGTGCCAAGTTTCCCACCggtaattaaagaaattatgGATCATGTGACCGAGATGCGTAACCAGGACTTGATAACGTACAAAAATTATCGATACCATGTCGTTGACAGTGAGAATTTCACAGTTGATTATTGTAAGCCTTGTTAG
- the LOC124224983 gene encoding uncharacterized protein: MARAGEGVDFSGCCQVIFNLATSGGGRTDEICKIAACTEMGQFRSYIMPLNGIPPMITNVNGLRVMDGELYENDKKVDTDPAETAITKFLDFLDTQRQSRPVILVAHKAHEFHGPRILRLVTDLGMMEEFQSRVAGFACTLLLFQTEFPERDSHALKNIAEGIPGFNWEAKAAYYATRMEELLMEVIRYYGIGNNITNYTESAEAASTKLETNDRKASLEEIRTLNNKQLSLPTREKMAKAGIGYQDLVEAYRSGSDDGVLQLLQDVGLRRDVKNKILEHLRVSVPRTPQPIE; encoded by the exons ATGGCGAGAGCTGGCGAAGGAGTTG ACTTTAGTGGCTGCTGTCAAGTAATATTCAATTTGGCAACTAGCGGAGGTGGGAGAACAGACGAAATCTGCaag ATTGCTGCCTGTACCGAAATGGGTCAATTCAGGTCCTACATTATGCCGCTGAATGGGATACCGCCAATGATAACTAACGTCAATGGTTTGAGAGTTATGGATGGTGAATTGtacgaaaatgataaaaaagtaGATACAGATCCAGCGGAAACTGCTATCACTAAGTTCTTGGACTTCCTGGACACTCAACGCCAGTCAAGACCAGTTATCCTTGTAGCACACAAGGCCCACGA ATTTCACGGGCCACGGATTCTACGACTGGTAACAGATCTGGGTATGATGGAGGAATTTCAGTCACGTGTCGCAGGATTTGCGTGCACGCTCCTTCTATTTCAAACCGAATTTCCTGAGCGTGATAGTCACGcgctgaaaaatatcgctgAAGGTATCCCCGGCTTCAACTGGGAAGCGAAAGCAGCATATTATGCGACTCGTATGGAGGAACTATTAATGGAAGTAATACGTTACTACGGGATTGGAAACAACATTACGAATTATACGGAAAGCGCTGAAGCTGCATCAACAAAGCTAGAGACTAATGATAGAAAAGCCTCTCTAGAGGAGATTAGAACACTAAACAATAAACAACTTTCCCTTCCTACAAGGGAGAAAATGGCTAAGGCAGGAATCGGCTACCAAGATTTAGTGGAAGCTTATCGATCTGGCAGCGACGACGGAGTATTACAATTACTGCAGGATGTCGGGTTAAGACGGGACGTTAAAAACAAGATACTTGAGCATCTAAGGGTCTCGGTACCGCGAACTCCTCAAccaatcgaatga
- the LOC124224979 gene encoding uncharacterized protein isoform X2 translates to MQTIYPSQFLPSRRDMPGSKTRVAIIGGGVSGLIVAKHLATNPETFDFTLFEQTDQVGGTWVYTDETDFDSRGLPVHSSMYKNLRTNVPKEIMQIPDFPFQDQDGPSFVHHSVVRNYLLSYTEHFNLFPHIKLNTVVKNVEPEGFPSGQTMWLVTSEDLETNVVTTRIFDAVILCNGHYTVGDVPHIPGIETFPGRSIHSHQYRKPETYANKKVCILGASWSGVDIACELSKYAEKIYLSHNLEDLKMKKLPENVQEVAGIDRIHGNTFVFKSGATAVVEEFVYCTGYQFTFPFLSKKVFISTKDNLVEPVYKYLVHTDVPNLFFMGLPGLAVPFPMFHIQAQYIVKVMDGRVKLPSSSEMREDFQREKRKLLQEGIPLRHIIKLKDRQWAYYDDIATIAGVPSFPPVIKEIMDHVTEMRNQDLITYKNYRYHVVDSENFTVDYCKPC, encoded by the exons ATGCAAA cAATATACCCGAGTCAGTTTCTACCAAGTCGGAGAGATATGCCCGGAAGTAAAACGAGAGTCGCAATTATTGGCGGTGGTGTTTCTGGTCTTATCGTAGCTAAACATCTTGCCACGAATCCAGAAACTTTCGATTTCACTCTGTTTGAGCAAACCGACCAGGTTGGTGGAACATGGGTTTATACCGACGAGACGGATTTCGACTCTCGCGGACTTCCAGTTCACAGCAGCATGTACAAGAACCTCAG GACGAACGTGCCAAAAGAAATTATGCAAATTCCTGACTTTCCCTTCCAAGATCAAGATGGGCCGTCTTTCGTGCATCACAGCGTTGTTCGGAATTATCTATTAAGTTATACGGAGCACTTCAATCTCTTCCCTCATATAAAG TTAAATACGGtagtgaaaaatgttgagcCCGAAGGTTTTCCAAGCGGCCAAACAATGTGGCTAGTAACTTCCGAGGACTTGGAAACAAACGTTGTAACGACAAGGATCTTTGACGCTGTGATACTTTGCAACGGACATTATACTGTGGGAGACGTTCCTCACATTCCTGGAATTGAGACTTTCCCTGGAAGATCTATACACAGTCATCAGTACCGGAAGCCAGAGACGTACGCGAACAAGAAGGTCTGCATTCTGGGCGCCTCGTGGTCTGGCGTGGACATTGCTTGCGAGCTATCCAAGTACGCTGAAAAG ATCTACCTAAGTCACAATCTTGAAgatctgaaaatgaaaaaactgcCAGAAAACGTACAAGAAGTAGCAGGAATTGATAGAATCCATGGAAACACTTTCGTGTTCAAAAGTGGAGCTACTGCAGTCGTTGAAGAGTTCGTTTACTGCACAG GTTACCAGTTCACGTTTCCATTCCTATCTAAAAAAGTGTTTATCAGTACAAAGGACAACCTCGTGGAACCAGTTTACAAATATCTTGTGCACACAGACGTACCGAATCTTTTCTTCATGGGATTACCAGGACTCGCTGTCCCATTTCCAATGTTCCACATTCAGGCCCAGTATATCGTGAAGGTTATGGACGGTCGCGTTAAGCTGCCTTCCTCCTCAGAAATGCGCGAGGACTTTCAGAGGGAAAAGCGAAAGTTGTTACAGGAAGGGATTCCG CTGAGACACATAATTAAGCTGAAAGACAGACAGTGGGCTTACTATGATGACATCGCGACGATAGCCGGAGTGCCAAGTTTCCCACCggtaattaaagaaattatgGATCATGTGACCGAGATGCGTAACCAGGACTTGATAACGTACAAAAATTATCGATACCATGTCGTTGACAGTGAGAATTTCACAGTTGATTATTGTAAGCCTTGTTAG
- the LOC124224982 gene encoding uncharacterized protein, whose product MARAGEGVENADFSDCCQVIYYLSHNGSERTDEICKIAACTEQGQFSRYIMPSNGIPKRKTNFTRLKIINGELEENGRIVTTFPKRTAFTDFLEFLDDQRGLRRVILVTHNAQEFHGPSILRLVTDLGMMEEFQSRVAGFASTLTVFRKVFPAGTPCSLKAIASNIPDFNWADRRAYNATHREQILLNVIRYYRNDLSIENQIKNSTVSVRAESTKLETSDRKDSLKRISGLSIQMRIKIAEAGIGYENLVEAYRYGGNIGVLELLRNVGIRRHVENTILEHLRVSVPQTPQPIE is encoded by the exons ATGGCGAGAGCTGGCGAAGGAGTTG aaAATGCAGACTTCAGTGACTGCTGTCAAGTAATATACTATTTGTCACACAACGGATCTGAGAGAACTGACGAAATCTGCaag ATTGCTGCCTGTACCGAACAGGGTCAATTCAGTCGCTACATTATGCCGTCGAATGGCATaccgaaaagaaaaactaacTTCACTcgcttgaaaattataaatggtGAATTAGAGGAAAACGGTCGTATAGTAACTACATTTCCAAAGAGAACTGCTTTCACTGATTTCTTGGAGTTCCTGGACGATCAACGCGGGTTAAGACGAGTTATCCTTGTAACACACAACGCCCAAGA ATTTCACGGGCCATCGATTCTACGACTGGTAACAGATCTGGGTATGATGGAGGAATTTCAGTCACGTGTCGCAGGATTTGCGAGCACGCTCACTGtatttcgaaaagtatttcCTGCGGGTACACCTTGCAGCCTGAAAGCTATCGCTAGTAATATCCCCGACTTCAACTGGGCAGATCGACGAGCATATAATGCGACTCATAGGGAGCAAATATTATTGAATGTAATACGTTACTACAGGAATGACTTGTCGATTGAAAACCAAATTAAGAATTCTACGGTAAGCGTTAGAGCTGAATCAACAAAGCTTGAGACTAGTGATAGAAAAGACTCTCTAAAGAGGATTTCAGGACTTTCCATCCAAATGAGGATAAAAATTGCTGAGGCAGGAATCGGCTACGAAAATTTAGTGGAAGCTTATCGATATGGCGGCAACATCGGAGTATTAGAATTACTGCGGAATGTCGGGATAAGACGGCACGTTGAAAACACGATACTTGAGCATCTAAGGGTCTCGGTGCCGCAAACTCCTCAAccaatcgaatga
- the LOC124224979 gene encoding uncharacterized protein isoform X4 — protein MGLYRRDGFRLSRTSSSQQHVQEPQVRQKTNVPKEIMQIPDFPFQDQDGPSFVHHSVVRNYLLSYTEHFNLFPHIKLNTVVKNVEPEGFPSGQTMWLVTSEDLETNVVTTRIFDAVILCNGHYTVGDVPHIPGIETFPGRSIHSHQYRKPETYANKKVCILGASWSGVDIACELSKYAEKIYLSHNLEDLKMKKLPENVQEVAGIDRIHGNTFVFKSGATAVVEEFVYCTGYQFTFPFLSKKVFISTKDNLVEPVYKYLVHTDVPNLFFMGLPGLAVPFPMFHIQAQYIVKVMDGRVKLPSSSEMREDFQREKRKLLQEGIPLRHIIKLKDRQWAYYDDIATIAGVPSFPPVIKEIMDHVTEMRNQDLITYKNYRYHVVDSENFTVDYCKPC, from the exons ATGGGTTTATACCGACGAGACGGATTTCGACTCTCGCGGACTTCCAGTTCACAGCAGCATGTACAAGAACCTCAGGTAAGacaaaa GACGAACGTGCCAAAAGAAATTATGCAAATTCCTGACTTTCCCTTCCAAGATCAAGATGGGCCGTCTTTCGTGCATCACAGCGTTGTTCGGAATTATCTATTAAGTTATACGGAGCACTTCAATCTCTTCCCTCATATAAAG TTAAATACGGtagtgaaaaatgttgagcCCGAAGGTTTTCCAAGCGGCCAAACAATGTGGCTAGTAACTTCCGAGGACTTGGAAACAAACGTTGTAACGACAAGGATCTTTGACGCTGTGATACTTTGCAACGGACATTATACTGTGGGAGACGTTCCTCACATTCCTGGAATTGAGACTTTCCCTGGAAGATCTATACACAGTCATCAGTACCGGAAGCCAGAGACGTACGCGAACAAGAAGGTCTGCATTCTGGGCGCCTCGTGGTCTGGCGTGGACATTGCTTGCGAGCTATCCAAGTACGCTGAAAAG ATCTACCTAAGTCACAATCTTGAAgatctgaaaatgaaaaaactgcCAGAAAACGTACAAGAAGTAGCAGGAATTGATAGAATCCATGGAAACACTTTCGTGTTCAAAAGTGGAGCTACTGCAGTCGTTGAAGAGTTCGTTTACTGCACAG GTTACCAGTTCACGTTTCCATTCCTATCTAAAAAAGTGTTTATCAGTACAAAGGACAACCTCGTGGAACCAGTTTACAAATATCTTGTGCACACAGACGTACCGAATCTTTTCTTCATGGGATTACCAGGACTCGCTGTCCCATTTCCAATGTTCCACATTCAGGCCCAGTATATCGTGAAGGTTATGGACGGTCGCGTTAAGCTGCCTTCCTCCTCAGAAATGCGCGAGGACTTTCAGAGGGAAAAGCGAAAGTTGTTACAGGAAGGGATTCCG CTGAGACACATAATTAAGCTGAAAGACAGACAGTGGGCTTACTATGATGACATCGCGACGATAGCCGGAGTGCCAAGTTTCCCACCggtaattaaagaaattatgGATCATGTGACCGAGATGCGTAACCAGGACTTGATAACGTACAAAAATTATCGATACCATGTCGTTGACAGTGAGAATTTCACAGTTGATTATTGTAAGCCTTGTTAG
- the LOC124224981 gene encoding uncharacterized protein isoform X2 has translation MPRTLAKGLLVLLAFNSATCSFAPPSVGGAAESALSLSDITQRKSGSEYVALGDGRTSNSESKGFDKGEKGYHGLNEDRGHYDDRDSIQKGYDVGKHSSGQSQSVNQGNNEFKQHGSGDYKKGYHKSGFTNNYHKDESGNKASFYEDSDDERGHRGYDNRAGYYGKKADDAYRDGRYDGAFNGRNNGHQGFYDNGARHDNRQGHADGYDDSRYHDDRRNYLHDGSGRYYDRNGNEVYYRREQPYQQPYHSHAQYPQAPLVSGPLYSRDYLDAPPPRYFPNRRDYHETEYYYPGRGRSYDDPYIGGGGGYRGGSYGSAHSRGYRKAYHQPLDAHYGYRRTY, from the exons ATGCCGCGAACCTTGGCGAAAGGGCTCCTCGTCCTCCTGGCATTTAATTCCGCGACTTGCTCTTTCGCTCCTCCGAGCGTCGGAGGTGCGGCGGAATCCGCTCTTTCTCTGAGCGACATAACGCAGCGGAAGAGCGGTTCGGAATACGTCGCACTCGGTGACGGGAGGACTAGCAATTCCGAGAGCAAGGGATTCGACAAGGGCGAAAAGGGCTATCATGGACTGAACGAGGATCGTGGTCACTACGACGATCGGGACAGCATCCAGAAGGGATACGACGTCGGTAAGCACAGCTCGGGACAGAGTCAGTCGGTAAATCAGGGGAACAACGAGTTCAAACAGCACGGAAGCGGGGACTATAAAAAGGGCTATCACAAAAGTGGCTTCACCAACAACTACCACAAGGACGAGTCGGGGAACAAGGCCAGCTTCTACGAGGACAGCGACGACGAACGCGGTCACAGGGGATACGACAATCGCGCCGGGTATTACGGGAAAAAGGCTGACGACGCCTACAGAGACGGAAGGTACGACGGAGCCTTCAATGGGAGGAACAACGGGCATCAAGGATTCTACGATAACGGTGCGAG ACACGACAATCGGCAAGGCCACGCTGACGGTTACGACGACAGTCGATATCACGATGACAGAAGAAACTATCTGCATGATGGTTCCGGCAGATACTACGACAGGAATGGAAACGAAGTTTATTACCGCAGAGAGCAGCCCTATCAGCAGCCTTATCACAGTCACGCTCAATACCCTCAGGCGCCTTTGGTCTCTGGACCACTCTACTCCAGGGATTACCTAGACGCCCCACCACCAAG ATATTTTCCCAACCGGAGAGACTATCACGAAACGGAATATTACTATCCTGGAAGGGGTCGCTCGTATGACGATCCTTACATTGGTGGTGGTGGCGGCTACCGTGGAGGTAGTTACGGAAGTGCTCATTCGCGAGGATACCGAAAAGCTTATCACCAACCACTGGACGCTCATTACGGATACAGAAGAACGTATTGA